From a region of the Actinopolymorpha singaporensis genome:
- a CDS encoding glutamate-5-semialdehyde dehydrogenase has translation MDRERAAVLDAAARAREAAVDLAGRSRADKDAALAAMGAALRAQAASIVTANAADVERARAAGTPDAIIDRLRLDEGRIAAMADGLAEVAALTDPVGEVVRGFTLPNGLELRQVRVPFGVVGIIYEARPNVTADAAGLCLKSGNAALLRGSSSARESNAAIVDVLRKALVDAGLPADAVQLVPGDSRESVGHLMRARGLVDVLIPRGGASLIRSVVEGSTVPVIETGVGNCHVYVDADADLDMAVSILLNAKTQRPSVCNAAESLLVHADAAEAFLPRALAALRDAGVTVHGDARVAAYDENVVPATDADWDAEYLSLDLAAAVVDSLEDACRHIRRHGSGHTDAIVTRSQPAARRFVQAVDSAAVVVNASTRFTDGGEFGFGAEIGISTQKLHARGPMGLPELTSTKYVVVGEGQIRG, from the coding sequence ATCGACCGTGAGCGCGCGGCCGTTCTCGACGCCGCGGCCCGCGCCCGCGAGGCCGCCGTCGACCTGGCCGGCCGCTCCCGCGCCGACAAGGACGCCGCCCTGGCCGCGATGGGCGCCGCACTGCGCGCCCAGGCGGCGAGCATCGTCACCGCCAACGCGGCCGACGTGGAGCGGGCACGTGCGGCGGGAACACCCGACGCGATCATCGACCGGCTGCGGCTGGACGAGGGCCGGATCGCGGCGATGGCCGACGGCCTGGCCGAGGTCGCCGCGCTGACCGACCCGGTGGGCGAGGTGGTCCGCGGGTTCACGTTGCCGAACGGCCTGGAGCTTCGTCAGGTGCGGGTGCCGTTCGGCGTGGTCGGCATCATCTACGAGGCCCGCCCGAACGTCACCGCCGACGCGGCCGGCCTGTGCCTGAAGAGCGGGAACGCCGCCCTGCTGCGGGGTTCGTCCTCGGCGCGGGAGTCCAACGCCGCGATCGTGGACGTGCTGCGCAAGGCCCTGGTCGACGCCGGGCTGCCCGCCGACGCGGTCCAGCTCGTACCCGGCGACAGCCGCGAGTCGGTCGGGCACCTGATGCGGGCACGCGGTCTGGTCGACGTCCTCATCCCGCGCGGCGGCGCGAGCCTGATCCGCAGCGTCGTCGAGGGGTCCACGGTCCCGGTGATCGAGACCGGCGTCGGCAACTGCCACGTCTACGTCGACGCCGACGCCGACCTGGACATGGCCGTCTCCATCCTGCTGAACGCGAAGACCCAGCGCCCGAGCGTCTGCAACGCCGCCGAGTCGCTGCTCGTGCACGCCGACGCCGCCGAGGCGTTCCTGCCGCGTGCGCTGGCGGCGCTGCGCGACGCGGGGGTGACGGTGCACGGAGACGCCCGGGTCGCGGCGTACGACGAGAACGTCGTCCCGGCCACCGACGCCGACTGGGACGCGGAGTACCTCTCCCTGGACCTCGCCGCAGCCGTCGTCGACTCCCTCGAGGACGCCTGCCGGCACATTCGCCGGCACGGCTCGGGCCACACCGACGCGATCGTCACGCGTTCGCAGCCGGCGGCCCGCCGGTTCGTGCAGGCGGTCGACTCCGCCGCGGTGGTGGTGAACGCCTCGACCCGGTTCACCGACGGCGGGGAGTTCGGGTTCGGCGCGGAGATCGGCATCTCCACCCAGAAGCTGCACGCCCGCGGGCCGATGGGCCTGCCCGAGCTCACCTCGACCAAGTACGTCGTGGTCGGAGAGGGGCAGATCCGCGGCTGA
- a CDS encoding adenosine deaminase, protein MPTPEPHLSAVSSTDVPGAAANTAGATSLPAAVPHRHEAFLAGLPKAELHVHHVGSASPRVVAELAARHPKAGVPADEAKLAEYFTFTDFAHFITVYLSVVDLVRDAEDVRTLTYGVAENMRAQGIRYAELTVTPYSHIHRGIPGEAFMEAIEDARLTAERDLGLVLRWCFDISGESGIPAADVTLDAATRLAPEGLVSFGLGGPEIGVGRPQFKPHFDAARATGLHSVPHAGETTGPETIWDAINYLGAERIGHGTSATRDPDLLAHLAEQRIPLEVCPTSNIATRAVPTLAEHPLADMVAAGCLVTVNSDDPPMFATDLNREYAVAADLLGLDEYGIAALAKNAVTASFAPEDVKARLTAEIDGYVTSWTSS, encoded by the coding sequence ATGCCCACGCCCGAGCCGCACCTGTCCGCCGTCTCCTCAACGGACGTTCCCGGCGCCGCCGCGAACACCGCCGGCGCGACGAGCCTTCCGGCTGCCGTCCCGCACCGGCACGAGGCCTTCCTCGCGGGACTGCCGAAGGCGGAACTGCACGTGCACCACGTCGGCTCGGCGTCCCCGCGCGTCGTGGCCGAGCTCGCCGCGCGGCACCCGAAAGCGGGCGTGCCGGCCGACGAGGCGAAGCTGGCGGAGTACTTCACGTTCACCGACTTCGCGCACTTCATCACCGTCTACCTCAGCGTGGTCGACCTGGTCCGCGACGCCGAGGACGTCCGCACCCTGACGTACGGCGTGGCCGAGAACATGCGGGCTCAGGGCATCCGGTACGCCGAACTCACCGTCACGCCGTACTCCCACATCCACCGCGGCATCCCCGGCGAGGCGTTCATGGAGGCGATCGAGGACGCGCGGCTGACCGCCGAACGCGACCTCGGCCTGGTCCTGCGATGGTGCTTCGACATCTCCGGCGAGTCCGGGATCCCGGCCGCCGACGTCACCCTGGACGCCGCCACTCGGCTGGCACCCGAAGGCCTGGTCAGCTTCGGGCTCGGCGGCCCGGAGATCGGCGTCGGGCGCCCGCAGTTCAAGCCGCACTTCGACGCGGCACGCGCGACGGGCCTGCACAGCGTGCCGCACGCCGGTGAGACGACCGGGCCGGAAACGATCTGGGACGCAATCAACTATCTCGGCGCCGAACGCATCGGGCACGGCACCTCCGCGACCCGCGATCCCGACCTGCTCGCTCACCTCGCCGAGCAGCGGATTCCGCTCGAGGTGTGCCCCACCTCGAACATCGCCACCCGCGCGGTGCCCACGCTGGCCGAGCACCCGTTGGCGGACATGGTCGCAGCCGGCTGCCTGGTCACCGTCAACTCCGACGACCCGCCGATGTTCGCCACCGACCTCAACCGTGAGTACGCCGTGGCGGCCGACCTGCTCGGCCTGGACGAGTACGGAATCGCCGCCCTGGCCAAGAACGCCGTCACCGCGTCGTTCGCACCCGAGGATGTCAAGGCGCGCTTGACAGCGGAGATCGACGGCTACGTCACGAGCTGGACCTCCTCGTAG
- a CDS encoding DUF6191 domain-containing protein: MELVFGLTIPAVVVLLVVFWAYDKVQQRRGRRQGTPLSSTYLNEFTAVFHATKRTELEHRESVSLIREEDPQGAPPFGVDLDRGVVVLRPDGAASRPPHAPDAAQRRALTTRRSSS, translated from the coding sequence GTGGAGCTGGTCTTCGGCCTGACCATTCCGGCGGTGGTCGTCCTCCTCGTCGTCTTCTGGGCGTACGACAAGGTGCAGCAGCGCCGTGGCAGGCGGCAGGGCACGCCGCTGTCGTCGACGTACCTGAACGAGTTCACGGCGGTCTTCCACGCGACGAAGCGAACCGAGCTTGAACACCGGGAGTCGGTCTCGCTGATCCGCGAGGAGGACCCGCAGGGCGCTCCGCCGTTCGGCGTCGATCTGGATCGCGGAGTGGTCGTCTTACGACCGGACGGCGCAGCCTCCCGCCCTCCTCACGCTCCTGATGCCGCGCAGAGGCGTGCGCTGACTACGAGGAGGTCCAGCTCGTGA
- a CDS encoding GAF and ANTAR domain-containing protein produces the protein MDGADGQRLAEALDGLTHALWNHEPPEASLAWLTRAAVTAVPGAVAAGITLRDQKGALESFAVTADFVMEVDAVQYRSGEGPCVASLRHGPVHLVNDMAADPRWPTFAPAAVALGVGGMLSAHMFAWDGMAGSLNFYADRSDAFATGAEAVGLMYASQLAMTYALSRQSTRLRDALASRTEIGAALGILMERHHLTKDQAFVLLRKRSQHHNTKLREVARQVVRVQQSGRVPDFGVNI, from the coding sequence ATGGACGGGGCAGACGGCCAACGGCTCGCGGAAGCGCTCGACGGGTTGACACATGCCCTGTGGAACCACGAGCCACCCGAGGCGTCCCTCGCCTGGCTGACCAGGGCCGCCGTGACGGCAGTGCCCGGCGCTGTGGCAGCCGGTATCACGCTGCGCGACCAGAAGGGCGCGCTGGAAAGTTTCGCGGTCACCGCGGACTTCGTGATGGAAGTGGACGCGGTGCAGTACCGCTCCGGCGAGGGCCCCTGCGTCGCGTCGCTGCGCCATGGGCCGGTTCACCTGGTCAACGACATGGCCGCTGATCCGCGCTGGCCGACGTTCGCTCCCGCGGCGGTGGCCCTGGGCGTCGGCGGCATGCTGTCGGCGCACATGTTCGCCTGGGACGGCATGGCCGGCTCCCTGAACTTCTACGCCGACCGCTCGGACGCCTTCGCCACAGGCGCGGAAGCCGTCGGGCTCATGTACGCGTCCCAGCTCGCCATGACGTACGCCCTCAGCCGGCAGTCGACTCGGCTGCGGGACGCGCTGGCCAGCCGGACCGAGATCGGCGCGGCGCTCGGGATCCTGATGGAACGCCACCACCTCACCAAGGACCAGGCATTCGTCCTGCTGCGGAAGCGTTCACAGCACCACAACACCAAGTTGCGCGAGGTCGCCCGGCAGGTTGTTCGGGTGCAGCAGAGCGGGCGGGTGCCGGACTTCGGCGTGAACATCTGA
- a CDS encoding HAD family hydrolase, with translation MTTPTTRSTSTGPAPATPIPPGQVLIFDADDTLWEMNLLFERVIEDYLDWLEHPTLDRTEIRRILDDIEAANAVTHGYGSKVFLRSLGECLEHLRARPATARERAEIDELAVALIEHRVELLPGVAQTLDTLGRRHQLRLLTKGDIDEQQRKIDASNLAHHFAGIHIVAEKRVDTYVELAATHALEPASTWMIGNSPKSDINPARRAGMNAVFIPNEHTWVLEHDEVDPADDGVLRLDAFTDLLTHF, from the coding sequence ATGACCACACCCACGACCCGCTCCACGAGCACCGGCCCCGCCCCGGCCACGCCGATACCACCCGGCCAGGTGCTGATCTTCGACGCCGACGACACGCTGTGGGAGATGAACCTGCTGTTCGAGCGGGTCATCGAGGACTACCTCGACTGGCTCGAACACCCCACCCTCGACCGGACCGAGATCCGGCGCATCCTCGACGACATCGAGGCCGCCAACGCCGTCACGCACGGGTACGGCAGCAAGGTGTTCCTGCGCAGCCTCGGCGAGTGCCTGGAGCACCTGCGCGCCCGGCCCGCGACCGCACGGGAGCGTGCCGAGATCGACGAGCTCGCGGTGGCACTGATCGAGCACCGGGTCGAGCTGCTGCCCGGCGTCGCGCAGACCCTGGACACCCTCGGCCGGCGCCACCAGCTGCGGTTGCTCACCAAGGGCGACATCGACGAGCAGCAACGCAAGATCGACGCGTCCAACCTCGCGCACCACTTCGCCGGCATCCACATCGTGGCGGAGAAGCGGGTGGACACCTACGTCGAGCTCGCCGCCACCCACGCTCTGGAGCCCGCCAGCACCTGGATGATCGGCAACTCGCCGAAGTCCGACATCAACCCGGCGCGCCGGGCGGGGATGAACGCGGTCTTCATCCCCAACGAGCACACCTGGGTCCTCGAACACGACGAGGTGGACCCCGCCGACGACGGCGTACTCCGGCTGGACGCGTTCACCGACCTGCTCACCCACTTCTGA
- the nadD gene encoding nicotinate-nucleotide adenylyltransferase — protein MVNDRRPRLGVMGGTFDPIHNGHLVAASEVQADFDLDEVIFVPTGQPWQKGARQVAEAEDRYLMTVIATASNPRFSVSRVDIDRPGLTYTVDTLRDLRAARGPDAEFFFITGADALTQILTWRDVDELFRMAHFVGCTRPGHTFEIDRLPKDAVTLLEIPALAISSTECRERVAAGRPIWYLVPDGIVQYINKRRMYLKP, from the coding sequence CTGGTGAACGACCGACGTCCCCGCCTGGGCGTGATGGGCGGCACGTTCGACCCCATCCACAACGGCCACCTGGTGGCCGCGAGCGAGGTCCAGGCCGACTTCGACCTCGACGAGGTGATCTTCGTACCAACCGGCCAGCCCTGGCAGAAGGGTGCCCGGCAGGTCGCGGAGGCCGAGGACCGCTACCTCATGACGGTGATCGCCACCGCGTCCAACCCGAGGTTCTCGGTGAGCCGGGTCGACATCGACCGCCCGGGACTCACCTACACCGTCGACACGTTGCGTGACCTGCGGGCCGCGCGGGGGCCGGATGCGGAGTTCTTCTTCATCACCGGTGCGGACGCGCTGACCCAGATCCTGACCTGGCGCGACGTCGACGAGCTGTTCCGGATGGCGCACTTCGTCGGGTGCACCCGGCCGGGCCACACCTTCGAGATCGACCGGCTTCCCAAGGACGCCGTCACCCTCCTGGAGATCCCGGCGCTGGCCATTTCCTCCACGGAGTGTCGCGAGCGCGTCGCGGCGGGTCGCCCGATCTGGTACCTCGTCCCCGACGGCATCGTTCAGTACATCAACAAGAGGCGGATGTACCTCAAGCCGTGA
- a CDS encoding TIGR03618 family F420-dependent PPOX class oxidoreductase — translation MNDLTAFAELVPLDHGLCVLSTLRRDGGIQSSVVNAGVLEHPLRGGQVVGLVAIGGSRKLSNLRADPRATVVVRAGWQWAAVEGDVDLIGPDDPHPDVDTEALRLLLREVFSAAGGTHDDWDTYDRVMAQERRAAVLVVPRRVYTNAQTS, via the coding sequence ATGAACGATCTCACCGCGTTCGCGGAGCTGGTTCCCCTCGACCACGGCCTGTGCGTGCTCAGCACATTGCGGCGCGACGGCGGCATCCAGTCGTCGGTCGTCAACGCCGGCGTCCTGGAGCACCCGCTACGCGGCGGGCAGGTGGTCGGGTTGGTCGCCATCGGCGGATCACGCAAGCTGAGCAACCTGCGCGCCGACCCCCGCGCCACGGTCGTCGTCCGGGCCGGCTGGCAGTGGGCGGCGGTCGAGGGCGACGTCGACCTCATCGGACCCGACGACCCGCATCCCGACGTCGACACCGAGGCACTGCGGTTGTTGTTGCGCGAGGTGTTCTCGGCGGCGGGTGGTACGCACGACGACTGGGACACCTACGACCGGGTGATGGCACAGGAGCGGCGGGCTGCCGTGCTCGTCGTCCCGCGCCGCGTCTATACGAACGCGCAGACCTCGTGA
- the rsfS gene encoding ribosome silencing factor, translated as MPATTEAVELAQLAARAASDKLARDIVAFDVSERLAIADAFLLCSATNDRQVGAIVREIQDRLAAAGYKPSRREGDRENRWVLMDYGDLVVHVQHVEERAFYALERLWRDCPEIKLPEAVTVGGGPRDLAGDMPGDMPGRIPGAEGPRPTGTDA; from the coding sequence GTGCCCGCAACGACCGAAGCCGTCGAGCTGGCACAGCTGGCCGCCCGGGCCGCTTCTGACAAGCTGGCCCGCGACATCGTCGCATTCGATGTCTCCGAGCGGCTCGCCATCGCCGACGCGTTCCTTCTGTGCTCCGCAACCAACGACCGTCAGGTCGGCGCCATCGTCCGGGAGATCCAGGACCGACTGGCCGCCGCCGGGTACAAGCCCTCCCGCCGCGAGGGCGACCGGGAGAACCGCTGGGTCCTAATGGACTACGGCGATCTCGTCGTCCACGTCCAGCACGTCGAGGAGCGCGCCTTCTACGCGCTCGAACGACTGTGGCGGGACTGCCCCGAGATCAAGCTCCCCGAGGCCGTCACCGTGGGCGGTGGCCCCCGCGACCTGGCCGGAGACATGCCGGGTGACATGCCCGGCCGTATCCCCGGTGCGGAGGGACCGCGTCCCACCGGAACCGACGCGTGA
- a CDS encoding tetratricopeptide repeat protein, with amino-acid sequence MIVLRARIASARVAARVVPVWGPVWLAAVWVRAAQQLAFHYRREEAASAARSGVHCWRALDARRPGRHGARLARALGALAERLADLGRVGEALEVAKEAVALAERQETADVVTLAATRSALSFVSAHAERPGEALAAAERAVSLLRPLDVAPSRTAVAVLATGLSRLGGLLAAAGRHEEALAAYGEAVVLYQRLFRRGCWRYTVPYLCAQGELARQLGALGRYAEALEQGVRPLAYFQLMAGAYPAEYRCVQAALLTEVAQWRGALGQHAEALDGADLAVSLFRHELDVQPERAGAGLAYALRCLAVQLRAQSRPDAAIVALEEAVALRRRLATGSPAQLWPLAELLVEFAELMWGMGRRVPAIRLTAERVAVDRRLLAANVPGVDSSGADAEHVLARDLYLLGVRCRATGQSEEAAQAIEEAIALLRSRAARFADEQAVPADAVLPDESRHTDEAGALPDDPLRDDALADGVLTDAVRADDALAEDALTTALPEDELGGARPVRLSERAWQDDQALLADALEEMAHLHDARGYLVEAFVAIDESVAIREHLAFPPVRNSSAPGEA; translated from the coding sequence GTGATCGTTCTCCGCGCTCGCATCGCCTCCGCCCGGGTGGCGGCCAGGGTGGTGCCCGTGTGGGGTCCGGTGTGGCTCGCCGCCGTGTGGGTCCGGGCCGCCCAGCAGCTCGCGTTCCACTATCGGCGCGAGGAGGCGGCCTCGGCGGCGCGTTCGGGCGTGCACTGCTGGCGTGCCCTGGACGCCCGCCGGCCCGGCCGGCACGGCGCCCGGCTGGCCCGGGCCCTGGGAGCGCTCGCCGAGCGGCTGGCCGATCTCGGCAGGGTCGGCGAGGCGCTCGAGGTGGCGAAGGAGGCGGTCGCGCTCGCGGAACGACAGGAGACCGCGGACGTCGTGACGCTCGCCGCCACCCGGTCTGCCCTGTCCTTCGTCTCCGCGCACGCCGAACGGCCCGGGGAGGCCCTGGCCGCCGCCGAACGCGCCGTCAGCCTGCTGCGGCCGCTGGACGTCGCCCCGAGCCGGACCGCGGTTGCCGTTCTGGCCACCGGGCTGAGCCGGCTGGGCGGCCTGCTCGCCGCCGCCGGGCGCCACGAGGAGGCGCTCGCGGCCTACGGCGAGGCGGTCGTTTTGTACCAACGGCTGTTCCGGCGGGGATGCTGGCGTTACACCGTCCCGTACCTCTGCGCCCAGGGCGAGCTGGCCCGCCAGCTGGGCGCCCTCGGACGCTATGCCGAAGCACTCGAACAGGGCGTCCGGCCACTGGCGTACTTCCAGCTGATGGCCGGTGCCTATCCGGCGGAGTACCGCTGCGTCCAGGCGGCGCTGCTCACCGAGGTGGCGCAGTGGCGCGGAGCCCTCGGCCAGCACGCGGAGGCGCTTGACGGCGCCGACCTCGCGGTGTCGTTGTTCCGGCACGAGCTGGACGTCCAACCCGAGCGCGCGGGCGCCGGCCTGGCGTACGCCCTGCGCTGCCTTGCCGTCCAGCTGCGCGCCCAGAGCAGGCCCGACGCCGCCATCGTCGCGCTGGAGGAGGCGGTCGCCCTCCGCCGGCGACTGGCGACGGGCTCGCCTGCCCAACTGTGGCCGCTGGCGGAGCTACTGGTGGAGTTCGCCGAACTCATGTGGGGGATGGGCCGGCGGGTGCCCGCGATCCGGCTCACTGCCGAACGCGTGGCGGTCGACCGGCGACTGCTCGCCGCGAACGTCCCCGGTGTCGACTCCTCCGGCGCCGACGCCGAACACGTCCTGGCCCGCGACCTCTACCTGCTCGGCGTCCGCTGCCGGGCGACCGGACAGTCGGAGGAGGCGGCCCAGGCGATCGAGGAGGCGATCGCGTTGCTGCGGTCCCGGGCGGCGAGGTTCGCAGACGAGCAGGCGGTGCCGGCGGACGCCGTACTGCCCGACGAATCCCGGCACACCGACGAGGCCGGCGCCCTTCCCGACGACCCCCTACGCGACGACGCGCTGGCCGATGGTGTCCTGACCGACGCTGTCCGGGCTGACGACGCGCTCGCTGAGGACGCACTGACGACCGCGCTGCCCGAGGACGAGCTGGGTGGTGCCCGGCCGGTCCGGCTGAGCGAGCGGGCGTGGCAGGACGACCAGGCGCTGCTGGCCGACGCCCTGGAGGAGATGGCCCACCTCCACGACGCGCGCGGCTACCTCGTCGAGGCGTTCGTGGCGATCGACGAGTCGGTGGCGATCCGCGAACACCTGGCGTTCCCGCCGGTCAGGAACTCATCGGCACCTGGCGAGGCCTGA
- a CDS encoding MmcQ/YjbR family DNA-binding protein yields MNRDDVLATCAAMPGAVEDYPFGEGVAVFKVGGRMFALVPLEGNPTTNLKCDPDLALELRARHPSVRPGYHQNKRHWNTVELDGSVDDDELRWMIDHSYELVLAKLPRAVRARIPTY; encoded by the coding sequence GTGAACCGAGACGACGTGCTGGCCACCTGCGCCGCGATGCCCGGCGCGGTCGAGGACTATCCCTTCGGTGAGGGCGTGGCGGTGTTCAAGGTCGGCGGCAGGATGTTCGCCCTCGTGCCGCTCGAGGGCAACCCGACCACGAATCTCAAGTGCGACCCGGACCTGGCGCTGGAGCTGCGGGCACGCCACCCGTCCGTGCGCCCCGGCTACCACCAGAACAAGCGGCACTGGAACACCGTCGAACTCGACGGCTCCGTCGACGACGACGAACTGCGCTGGATGATCGACCATTCGTACGAACTGGTCCTCGCCAAGCTCCCACGGGCCGTCCGCGCCCGGATCCCCACGTACTGA
- the add gene encoding adenosine deaminase, whose amino-acid sequence MTDELRALPKIELHSHLDCGLSYDAVRRIDPRISREHYDRHFVAPPVCDSLGDYLTYTFDYRAVLQSERALRIAVEDAFAQLAADGVAYAELRFAPMVHVEDGLSADEVVAAVSDETVRQTEATGIDAGLILCTLRDYDTERSLRTARLAVHHARIGPVVAFDIAGDEARHPLDTHLPAFDLAADAGLGVTVHAGEGGGPDSVTEALDKTTTRRIGHGVRSVEDPDLLARLAAEGVHLEVCPSCNVQTGAVASYAAHPVGALRAAGVPVSVSTDTRAVTDIDLTREYARLTEAFGWTLADFGEVNRAALTASFAAPSVSRRLAGILDDAYPKVPA is encoded by the coding sequence ATGACCGACGAGCTGCGCGCCCTGCCCAAGATCGAGTTGCACAGCCACCTCGACTGCGGCCTGAGCTACGACGCCGTACGCCGGATCGATCCCCGTATCTCCCGTGAGCACTACGACCGGCACTTCGTCGCCCCGCCGGTCTGCGACTCCCTCGGCGACTACCTCACCTACACGTTCGACTACCGCGCCGTCCTGCAGTCCGAGCGAGCGCTGCGCATCGCGGTGGAAGACGCTTTCGCCCAGCTCGCCGCCGACGGCGTGGCGTACGCCGAACTCCGGTTCGCGCCGATGGTGCACGTGGAGGACGGCCTGTCCGCCGACGAGGTGGTCGCGGCCGTCAGCGACGAGACCGTACGCCAGACCGAGGCGACCGGCATCGACGCAGGCCTGATCCTGTGCACGTTGCGCGACTACGACACCGAGCGGAGCCTGCGTACGGCGCGGCTGGCGGTGCACCATGCCCGGATCGGCCCGGTGGTCGCGTTCGACATCGCCGGCGACGAGGCCCGCCACCCGCTCGACACCCACCTGCCGGCGTTCGACTTGGCCGCCGACGCGGGTCTCGGCGTGACCGTGCACGCGGGCGAGGGCGGCGGTCCGGACAGCGTGACGGAGGCACTGGACAAGACCACCACCCGGCGCATCGGTCACGGCGTCCGTTCGGTCGAGGACCCCGACCTGCTGGCCCGGCTGGCGGCCGAGGGGGTCCACCTGGAGGTGTGCCCGAGCTGCAACGTCCAGACCGGAGCGGTCGCGAGCTACGCCGCGCACCCGGTCGGCGCGCTGCGGGCCGCGGGCGTCCCGGTGAGTGTCAGCACCGACACCAGGGCGGTCACCGACATCGACCTGACCAGGGAGTATGCCCGGTTGACCGAGGCGTTCGGCTGGACCCTGGCCGACTTCGGCGAGGTCAACCGCGCGGCGCTGACCGCGAGCTTCGCCGCCCCCTCCGTAAGCCGGCGACTGGCCGGCATCCTCGACGACGCCTATCCGAAGGTTCCGGCATGA
- a CDS encoding histidine phosphatase family protein, translated as MTAGRLVVWRHGRTGWNFADRFQGQTDIPLDEVGLRQAEDAAARLAALRPAAIVASDLRRAAQTAAALARLTGLEVTYDPDLREIHVGSWAGLTKVEFAARHPDLHARMEAGEDVRRGGDGETVAEVAERAEKAFRRATELVADGETVVVASHGLATRVGVARLVGLAPAHWDAFGGLSNCAWVVCEPGRRGWRIVEWNAGTLPEPVLSDDR; from the coding sequence GTGACCGCGGGCAGGTTGGTGGTCTGGCGACACGGGCGGACCGGGTGGAACTTCGCGGACCGTTTCCAGGGTCAGACCGACATCCCGCTGGACGAGGTGGGGCTGCGGCAGGCCGAGGACGCCGCAGCCCGGCTCGCCGCCCTGCGCCCGGCCGCCATCGTGGCCAGCGACCTGCGCAGGGCCGCCCAGACCGCGGCGGCGCTGGCCCGCCTGACGGGGCTGGAAGTGACGTACGACCCCGATCTTCGGGAGATCCACGTCGGCTCCTGGGCGGGCTTGACGAAGGTCGAGTTCGCCGCCCGCCACCCCGACCTCCACGCCCGGATGGAGGCGGGGGAGGACGTCCGGCGCGGCGGCGACGGCGAGACGGTTGCCGAGGTTGCCGAACGCGCGGAGAAGGCGTTCCGCCGGGCCACCGAGCTCGTCGCCGACGGCGAGACCGTCGTGGTCGCCTCGCATGGCCTGGCCACCCGGGTCGGAGTCGCCCGACTTGTCGGTCTCGCGCCGGCGCACTGGGACGCCTTCGGCGGGCTGAGCAACTGCGCGTGGGTGGTCTGCGAGCCGGGCCGGCGAGGCTGGCGGATCGTGGAGTGGAACGCCGGCACCCTACCCGAGCCTGTGCTCAGCGACGACCGCTGA
- a CDS encoding SDR family NAD(P)-dependent oxidoreductase, producing MRTLSEQVVVVAGASSGIGRATAAEFASAGARVVAAARGREGLDSLVEEHPGSVVGVPTDVADLSSVTAPTWR from the coding sequence ATGCGCACACTGTCCGAACAGGTCGTCGTGGTCGCCGGCGCGTCCAGCGGAATCGGCCGCGCCACCGCCGCCGAGTTCGCCTCCGCGGGTGCACGTGTGGTGGCCGCCGCGCGTGGCCGCGAGGGCCTCGACTCGCTGGTGGAGGAGCACCCGGGGTCGGTCGTCGGCGTACCCACCGACGTCGCCGACCTGTCGTCGGTGACGGCGCCGACGTGGCGGTAA